In the genome of Desertifilum tharense IPPAS B-1220, the window ATGTGGGCGTCCAAATTGACTTTTTAACTGTCCCTTTCGCCGGGTTAGTGCAATTATCGGATTGGATTAGCCTGCCCATTACCGTCATTTGGTTGGTGGGCATGGCAAACGCGATCAACTGGATTGATGGCTTAGATGGGTTAGCCGCCGGGGTTTCCGGTATTGCTGCCGTCGTCATGCTGATTGTCAGCTTATTTATGAACCAACCAGCGGCCGCCTTAATTGCCTCTGCCCTGGCAGGAGGGGCCTTGGGCTTTCTGCGCTACAACTTTAACCCCGCCCAAATTTTTATGGGAGATGGCGGGGCGTACTTTATGGGGTTTACCCTAGCTGGCGTGGGCGTGATTGGATTGGTTAAAACTACAGCCGTGACAGCAGTGGTTTTGCCTTATCTGATTTTGGCCGTCCCCATTTTAGATATGTCGGCCGTGATTTTAGATCGGTTGCGAAGCGGGCGATCGCCCTTTGTGGCCGACAAGCGACATTTACATCACCGCCTCCTGCAAGCCGGTTTATCTCACCGCCTAACCGTTCTTGTCATCTATGCCCTCACCCTTTGGGTGGGTAGTCTAGCCTTAGCCGTTTCTGGCATTCCCAGCGGAGTTGGCTATGCGATCGCCGCCACCCTCTTGCTGAGTTACACCGGTTGGAAAGCTAGAAATCGCGCCCGATAAGTCAGCGTCCTCATTGTCTTCGCTTTGTTTATGGCTGCTGAAATTATTTGCGTTGGAACTGAATTGCTCTTAGGGGATATCCTCAACAGCAATGCTCAATTTTTGGCTCAACAGCTTGCTGCTTTGGGTATTCCCCACTACTATCAAACCGTAGTGGGAGATAACCCTACTCGCCTGTGTCGCGTCATTCAAACCGCTATAGACCGAGGGGCAGAGCTGCTGATTTTTACAGGCGGCTTAGGTCCAACCCCCGATGATTTGACCTGTGAAACCCTCGCCCAGTTTTTTGACGCGCCGCTGATTGAAGACCCCGAAATTGTTGCCGATATTGCTCAGAAGTATGCTCAACGCGGACGGGTGATGAACCCAACGAACCGCAAGCAAGCGCTTATTCCCCAAGGGGCAATGGTTTTACCCAATCCGGCGGGAACCGCACCGGGGATTATTTGGCAACCGCGCCCGTCTGTGACTTTACTGACTTTTCCCGGCGTCCCTAGCGAAATGCAACGGATGTGGCGGGAAACGGCCATTCCCTATCTCCAGTCGCAAGGTTGGGGAAAATCGATTATTTATAGCCGCACCCTTAAATTTTGGGGAATTCCTGAATCGGAACTCGCCC includes:
- a CDS encoding glycosyltransferase family 4 protein, whose translation is MYHLLAFIVSALVVLWSTPVVKTIGLKSGYIDRPGGRKVHTTPIVRLGGVSIFLGTLTALLVIWWAGGFGILPPHKEYEVWGVTVGGLAFFLIGLADDLFSLSPFTRLLLQGLVATWAWNVGVQIDFLTVPFAGLVQLSDWISLPITVIWLVGMANAINWIDGLDGLAAGVSGIAAVVMLIVSLFMNQPAAALIASALAGGALGFLRYNFNPAQIFMGDGGAYFMGFTLAGVGVIGLVKTTAVTAVVLPYLILAVPILDMSAVILDRLRSGRSPFVADKRHLHHRLLQAGLSHRLTVLVIYALTLWVGSLALAVSGIPSGVGYAIAATLLLSYTGWKARNRAR